The Candidatus Zixiibacteriota bacterium region ATCTGGATTATTCTGAAACCGTGGATGAACCGGAAAAGCACAGCTACGTGACAGCGAATTGGCTCAAGGATTACGAAATGCCCGAGGATATGATGCATGCCATCCACGCCCACCCGGGGCATATCCCCTGCGAATCTAAGCTCGACTGGGCGCTCTACTGCTCAGATCCGGTTACCGGGCTGATAGTGGCCGGGGTGCTGATGCACCCTTCGAAAAAACTGGCCCATGTCGATGTCGGCTACATGCTGAGGCGTTTTAAAGAAAAGCGTTTCGCCGCCGGAGCCGACCGCGAGGCGATTCAAAAATGTGAGATGCTGGGATTGTCGCTCGAAGAATATA contains the following coding sequences:
- a CDS encoding HDIG domain-containing protein, whose translation is MTREEAYELVTKKVKQKNLVKHILAVEAVMRKLAEHLDEDPDYWGLTGLLHDLDYSETVDEPEKHSYVTANWLKDYEMPEDMMHAIHAHPGHIPCESKLDWALYCSDPVTGLIVAGVLMHPSKKLAHVDVGYMLRRFKEKRFAAGADREAIQKCEMLGLSLEEYMGIAIEGMRSISDDLGF